Proteins from a single region of Deltaproteobacteria bacterium:
- a CDS encoding ABC transporter permease: MTLLETLRTAVTALLRNKLRSFLTTLGVIIGVSAVIAMVAIGEGAKAQVEQAFASMGANLLIIQSGSTTTGGARGGFGSLPTLTWDDLQAIQTESSSVRYAAPVLRTTAQIASEEQNWTTSITGTTPEYFAIRNWLVSLGVAFGQAEVDGGAKVALLGQTVADKLYGSYVDPVGQTVRIQNVPFQIVGVLAKKGQSGMGQDYDDVALVPQTTFQARIQGGLQQFITGNIFVSATSSAATARAQTQIVDLLRDRHHIQPEMDDDFSIRNLSEMESAQQEGTKTMTTLLASVATVSLLVGGIGIMNIMLVSVTERTREIGLRMAVGAKPRDVLAQFLLEALTLSFAGGLLGIGLGIAVASHLADQFGWPMLIRPDIIVISVGFSALVGVGFGLYPALKASRLDPIVALRFE, encoded by the coding sequence ATGACGCTCCTCGAAACATTGCGCACAGCCGTGACCGCACTCCTGCGTAACAAACTGCGCTCTTTCTTGACGACGCTGGGTGTAATCATTGGCGTCTCGGCCGTCATTGCCATGGTGGCGATCGGTGAGGGGGCCAAGGCGCAAGTGGAGCAGGCTTTTGCCTCGATGGGAGCGAACTTACTGATTATTCAGTCGGGCTCGACCACTACTGGGGGCGCTCGCGGTGGGTTTGGGTCGCTGCCGACCTTGACATGGGACGATTTGCAGGCGATCCAAACCGAAAGCTCTTCCGTCCGTTACGCAGCTCCCGTGTTGCGCACGACCGCACAGATAGCGAGCGAAGAACAAAACTGGACCACCAGTATAACCGGCACGACACCGGAGTATTTTGCCATCCGCAACTGGCTGGTCTCTTTGGGAGTAGCCTTCGGTCAGGCGGAAGTTGATGGCGGCGCTAAGGTCGCGCTCCTGGGGCAAACGGTAGCCGATAAGCTCTATGGATCGTATGTCGATCCGGTCGGACAAACCGTGCGCATTCAGAATGTTCCTTTTCAAATCGTTGGTGTGCTGGCCAAGAAGGGCCAATCCGGCATGGGACAAGACTACGATGACGTCGCCTTGGTGCCACAGACGACTTTCCAGGCGCGCATTCAGGGCGGCCTTCAGCAGTTTATTACCGGAAACATATTTGTGAGCGCGACCTCCTCGGCAGCGACGGCACGTGCGCAGACGCAGATTGTCGATTTACTCCGTGACCGGCATCATATCCAGCCGGAGATGGACGATGACTTTTCGATTCGCAACTTGAGTGAAATGGAAAGTGCCCAACAAGAAGGTACAAAAACTATGACAACGTTGCTGGCCAGTGTGGCGACGGTGTCGCTGCTGGTCGGCGGCATTGGCATCATGAATATCATGCTGGTCAGTGTCACCGAACGGACGCGCGAGATTGGCTTGCGCATGGCCGTTGGCGCGAAGCCGCGCGATGTGCTTGCCCAATTCCTGCTTGAGGCTTTGACTTTATCTTTTGCCGGAGGTCTCCTGGGTATCGGACTAGGAATAGCCGTCGCCTCTCATCTGGCAGACCAGTTTGGCTGGCCCATGTTGATTCGACCCGACATCATCGTGATTTCGGTAGGCTTCAGTGCGCTAGTAGGGGTGGGTTTTGGGCTCTACCCCGCGCTCAAAGCTTCCCGGCTCGATCCTATTGTCGCCTTACGGTTTGAATAA
- the ychF gene encoding redox-regulated ATPase YchF, whose amino-acid sequence MKVGLVGFARAGKTTIFNALTGLSAEVGGFEKKREAAIAVVKVPDPRIDALAEIVHPERNKYAEVIFLDFPPPEERKTALETEALVQMREVEALAQVVRAFDDPLSSTSTDPLRELRDFHTELVLADMTVIEKRLDRLKKEKGKERERELLEKCQAILEEEKPLRHVSFLPEEQALLSGFSFLSQKPILVVYNVTEDALKESLPTNVAEYVKKENLIVVPICGKVEMDIAQLDEEERGMFQADLGLMDSAKDRFIQQAYALLNLMSFFTAGPMEARAWTITRGMTAVKAAGKIHSDIERGFIRAEVIAYDEYIRYRGEAGCRDVGKMRLEGKEYVMQDGDVVHFRFKV is encoded by the coding sequence ATGAAAGTTGGATTAGTCGGCTTTGCACGTGCAGGTAAAACTACAATCTTTAACGCATTAACCGGTCTCAGTGCTGAAGTAGGCGGTTTCGAGAAGAAGCGGGAAGCGGCGATTGCGGTCGTGAAGGTGCCCGATCCGCGCATCGATGCTTTGGCCGAGATCGTTCACCCCGAGCGCAACAAATACGCGGAGGTCATCTTCCTGGACTTTCCTCCGCCGGAAGAACGGAAAACCGCTCTCGAAACCGAAGCCTTGGTGCAGATGCGCGAGGTCGAAGCCCTGGCCCAAGTAGTACGCGCGTTCGACGATCCGTTGTCTTCCACCTCGACGGACCCGTTACGAGAGTTACGCGACTTCCATACCGAACTTGTGCTGGCGGACATGACGGTGATCGAGAAACGCCTCGACCGCCTGAAAAAAGAAAAAGGTAAAGAGCGGGAGCGTGAACTGTTGGAGAAATGCCAAGCCATTCTCGAAGAAGAAAAACCGCTCCGGCACGTGTCGTTCTTGCCGGAAGAGCAGGCGCTGCTCTCTGGGTTCTCCTTCCTCAGCCAGAAGCCGATTCTCGTCGTCTACAATGTGACCGAAGACGCGCTGAAAGAGTCGCTACCGACAAACGTGGCCGAGTACGTAAAGAAGGAAAACCTGATCGTCGTGCCCATTTGCGGCAAAGTGGAAATGGACATTGCCCAACTGGATGAAGAAGAACGCGGCATGTTTCAGGCTGATCTTGGCCTGATGGACTCCGCCAAAGATCGCTTCATTCAGCAGGCCTACGCGCTGCTCAATCTGATGAGCTTTTTTACCGCCGGGCCGATGGAAGCGCGGGCCTGGACTATTACGCGCGGGATGACGGCGGTGAAAGCCGCAGGAAAGATTCATTCCGACATCGAGCGCGGTTTCATTCGTGCCGAAGTCATCGCCTATGACGAGTACATCCGTTATCGGGGAGAAGCAGGATGCCGCGATGTTGGCAAAATGCGGCTGGAAGGTAAAGAGTACGTGATGCAGGATGGCGATGTCGTGCACTTTCGCTTCAAAGTGTAG